The window AATTAAAACACTGTCTGGtcaaaccatttcataacatacatcgtatctgaaaaccaaaacatgaaaACAGCTaactatcagagtacaaaatcccagaatgACTCATGGTGCGGAAACAAAGTGCGTGTATGATGTACCGCTACTACGCCAACTCCTTCCCCCTTGAAGAataggtacctgaaaacaaaattgtaaaacgtaagcacgaagcttagtgagttcccccataatacctcatatcatacaaacatacaatgaacaactaagagatacgggcattgcccacactcatgaagatacgggcctcgcccacactccgctatcagggagatacgggcctcgcccacactccgctatctgagagatacgggcctcacccacactcagctactaaaccataacatacaagtatcacacagacaacaagtataagcaattctatcatactggcatataccataatcaaactcaactatgagatacgggctttgcccacactccgatactatcatatcgtctatacgggtcggccttagtgccttagacccgttcctactggaaggaaactcacctcgaaaagtagctaccgaaAATCTGACTGCTAGACGTCTGGCTGTTGCACCGGCAATcatccggctacaaatccatacacatagattagccactcataaatacccttaggtcaattgactgacccacccctggtccaaggtcaactccttggtcaaagtcaacttccaattgactggactcgccgtgtcatggcacagactcgccgagtccttctcctactaacccggtcctacttgccaagtccctcttcccactcactgagtcacccttatctcactactcgggactatagaaccgactcgcgatccgactcaccgagtccaagaacaactcgccgagtccccacgaacaaatctcctactcgcttccaaatcctcaccagagcatcccttaagaggatttggggttccgggactattgctacacgttaaattgctaattccgcatgcagatacgaagggttgaaccttcaacacttaaacccctcttacttagtgacagttcatatgactcaccgagtttgaagaaccactcgtcgagttccaggcaatcttcataggactcgccgagttgttcttccaactcgtcgagtctaagaccatcttcatagaactcgccgagtcctttcgaCCCATTTTCGATACataccaaatctgagacatgcaacgcttctaaaccatagatctatgatcctagggcatgcttatcacgtaaagttgcaaaatttacgtgcatgcatggccccataagctcaaaaaggcaaatccaagctctttaagaggtcatatACTCAATAGGGACCCCAATAactccaaccacagagactttacacttctaagatgtccataatGTCCCAatatgaagtcctttcagaacatagagcataaatacatggagtttgaggttttagggcttgaaaaccactagtttgggacaaaaaggggatctaatgaactagtgatcaaggtaagaacttttctacctgaatggaggcTTCCCACAgtgtagattctggatctacctcccctccttgtacacttcaacctcttccttcttcttctaagctccaaaccttcttcacaaagccaaaaacactctcaagaacaatatgggagctagggtttctttctacagctctctggaagtgttagggacaaaggaggccaagttagagcgtttaaatagggtgtaaacaccCGGATTAGGATTTTttcccaaacagggtctactcgccgagtccgggggccgactcgccgagtccaaagcttagaccccgcgtctcatcccgcttctactcggcgagttggtcctttaactcgccgagtccaaggcaaaatgcgtaattaagaaatattaattacaaggattacgtaccaagaaccaggtgctacatattGCTTTCAATTTGTTGTTGTTTTCGTGTTTGGCTCCTTTGGATTGATTATCAAGCTCGTATTCTTTGTTTGTCCTTAGTGATGTTTCTTTGGTGTTGTATTTCAAGTTTATGTCTTATTTACATCTGTTCTAATTTTCTAATTTAAgaattctattttttttctaattttcgtGTAGGCAAACTGAAATAGGAGGAGTAAACAACGTGATGGGAGGATGGTTCAAATGACGATTATACCCACTTTCACTTTAATTTGTAAATTTTTATATTGTGGGTTTGATTATATTGGTTGCAAAAACCAAAACTTTGGCAGTAATTGTGATTTTGGGTGTCGTAGCTGAAATATTGTGATGTAAAGATGTACGGATGTAGTCGACTATAATAATTTTTGTACACTGGCCGTTAAAAGCTTATACCATTCACtttgataatgaaaaaaaatgGGATTATTTACTTATTGTTTCAAATTGTCATCATGTATTCCATCAACTTTGAATGTCGGTAAAAGGGCcttattttcaaattttccaTGGGCCTCAAATTGGTTTGAACCGGCCCTGATTAAATGGTGTTGATCGTAGAGATAGAGAAGGTGTGATGCATGCTTTTATTGTTCAAAGCATGTCATCGACATATGTCGGCATCATGGGATGGTGTATGCCGCCAGCATCATGTACCAAATGGGATGTTCACACGGTGTATTCTAATGTCATGTTTTCATGATCAAAAGTATCACGATTGTTTGACCAAGAAAATAACAATTGTGTCTTTTGGTTTTTACTGCCTATCAAGATCAAAAGGAGGTTGTATTAGTGATTGTGCGTAGGGGTGTCAAAAAAACTCGAACCCGATTAACCCGATCCGACCCTATCTCGAATAAGTTAATTAGGGTCGGTTTCAATAGGGATAGAATTTTAAATCGGGTTATTCGTTAGGTTTCGGTTTAGGgttgatttttacaaaaaaaaaccgGGTTTCGGATTAACCCGAATAATCCGGTTAGTAATTCACAACCTTTACATATTCCACCGCTCTCTACTTGAACAGTACAAAAAGACTACAAACcctttgaaaatgtaaatttttgtgactctagaagcataCGAGGGTCAAGTAACTCCCATTGGTGAAGTTGAAGTCCAAAaagatataaaatctcaaaagtacTGGAGCAGCTGAGAAAGTAAAAATTTTATTTGATGGTTATTTCTACTTTAAACTAACTATAAACACGAATAAACAACATGATGTTGATCGTTAACTAGAGATTAAAAGttcatatatttaatatttataatggaAAAACTCTTTTAGGTATTGTGGTATGCATGCTCTCTCATATGTTGTAATAACCATGAGGTCCATGATCttctatttttaatttatttcaatttGTATGCATTCTTGATGTTAAGAAAAGAGTAAAAAAATGGTTTGAGTTTATATCAGATTGCACTCTTGAAAAAACCATATATATTATGTTTAAATTAAGTGTTTAGTCTATTAACCCGACTAACCCGGTTAACCCGACCCaattaacccgaaacccgattaacACGAACCCGACCAACCCATACCTTAATAGTGTCGggttaaattatttttttgtgaAAACCCGACTAATCCGACCCGATTAACCTGAAACCCGATCGGGTTGACCCGATTAACAGCCCTAATTGTGCGTTGTTTGCCTAGTCCTTAAagttatttttcatttttgagtTTCATAATTTTTGTtccgaaaaaaaaaataaaaagattctaagaataaaatatagattgaaaacgaAGCGTGTAAAATGTACAATTAGCTTTATCATGTGATCCACAATATGACATTTAAAAAAACTTATTTGATGGAGTATAAGATTAGACTTGATTAATAACTATATTAAAACTATTTTGGACTTGCATTTGCAATTATTGGACTAAACCTACAATGTAATCAATACCTAGGGACGAATTCGTAATTTGCTCTTGTACTTTGTATAATTTTTCTTCAAATTTATTTATCACTTAATTGATCTTTATattcattatttatatatatctatttatttattcatacatTATGTAAAGTAAGATATGTATAATAAAAAGGAGTAAAAATCGAatatagttattatacttatTTTAACCTTCAAACaacatcatatttatacaaatttTAAAGAAATATATATGGTCATCATCATAACTCAACAAGTATTACAATAGTTTTAAAATCATATCATAGAACATTAGCAATATTTTAAGACTTATCAACATTGAATCTCGAAACATCATGTATGAAATTTCTCACGGTCAACCACTAAGCTTCTATAATTGAAACATCATATATGAAATTTATCACATCAACCACTAAACTTCTATAATTGGAACAATAATTATAAATACTCAGCTTTTCCAAGTAACTTGTGACTATGGAGATTCATTCAACTTCAATGATTTCACAAAAACCAAACAAATATGTTGATTACATAGAGTTATGCACCGTTTAATATGATCCGTTCATGACTAAAAAAGTATTGGTTAAATAAAGCAAGCGAAAAGTAGCTTTTCGAAAGGATTAGATTCTTAAGGGTAGTTTTGTTAATTTGTAAGCCTCAAGGGGTCTTGGGAAAAAGGTGAATGCCAATAGACCCTACCATAATAATCTTAATTTCGTTGGGCACAACGGGCACAAAAAGGAAGAAAAAAAGCAAAGCGCTttaaaatactctctctctctctctctctctctctctctctctctctctctctctctcaagtaaACATGCACCGTCAGTCACTAGGATCACCTGCTTCAAAGCTTCTCACCCATGGAGTCATCTTCGCCGGCGCCGGAGTTATCAAGGACGACATTAGTAACAGTTTCATTACAGAAGACTTCCAGAATCACCGGAAGGATAAATCAGCATCGTCTTCCTCCGGCGCCTCCGACGTCGACGAAGAACACAAGTCACAGAAGCCTTATCAACAGAAATCAATCTTAATATCTTCTTCTACGAGACTAGTTCACCTGATTCCACTCCTCACGTTCTTATGCTTCCTAGTCCTCTACCTATCCTCCCACGATCCTTCCCGAAAAGGTAATTTTACATTGTAAATCGATTGACGACATTATTGCTAATTGCAAGTGTATTCTAATTTTTGGCGATTTCTCTGTATACCGTTAATTTTACGCTTCAGATTTAACTCCGTTTAGTGGATTCACAACGCTTTCATCGAAGAACGCCAACATAGGTACACTATCAAATTACACCGCAAATGTTGTTTGATTTACAATTACTTATAGATTTTAATCAGAAACATCTCCTCTCGAAGTTTGATTCAGTGAATTGTAAAAATTGGCAGATTCAATGGACATCGGATTTCTGGAGATCGAGAAGAAGGATGTATTGGCGATCCGAAGCATGAGGAACTTGCAACAACAAGAAGGAGGACATCGTCTCCATCGGAAGTTCGGACATTAAACCCAAAACCTATACTTCTCCGCCGCTTCCTCCGTCGCTTCAAGCCTTCAGAGCTTCGCACGTGTGTAAAAGCTGAAAACCTTTGGTTATAATAGTATAGtacattataattattatttatacATGCCGTTTCGACGTCGTTTTGTGCATGTGACTTTGGCATTTTCTGTAACCACATATTCATCGATCCATTTTTTATTGAGAAAAAAACTGGGCGTACACTACACGGTGTGTGAATTGTGACAAATGCAATGTGTGCAGCTAGCTAAAATGCGCACGTCTGAATGGTTTCAGACCCATCAAGGAGGGTGCTACGATGGCGCAATGTAGCGAATCAGCGCATGTTATCGTAGAAAAGATGCGATTATACCTCGAAAAAGAGAAAGTAAGTTAAATGGAGTACAGCTGGAAAATGCACGTATAGGACCGTTGCTGTACATTGGGGTTCGCGGTTGGTGTTGTTGACAGCTAGCGGAcgagggcattttggtaattttgatCATAACTGACGCAGATGCAATTTCATCAGGTGGACCCCGCACCACATATTTTACtattttttcttaagtttttcaaGAAAGAATGATTCAACATGTTAATCCATTCAATGATATTAAAAATTGGTATcagttaaaaaaatcaaaatcaaaattaaataataataataataatatatcaaTATAAGTTAAGGAATGATATATCACATACTAATTTAATAAACAGAAATTGTATTTGTTGGAGTATAATGATTGGTAGGTTTGTAAAAGATAAGATGTTTGAAAGAATCCAAAAGGATATCAATGATTTTGATACCCACCGAtaattaagtatatatattttagaaactttttaaagagtaaattacatgaatgatcCCTATgttttggggtaatttgcacgtttggtccctaacttatttttttaactcgtaaGGTCCTTACTATTTGTTTTTATTACTTACTTGGTCCATACTATTTGTTTTTATTACACGATTGGTCCCAgttttacctaaaaatactattatttaagtAGGGGGAAATGATGAGGTAGGTAAGATAAGATGAAAAAGGTGGAATtggaggtgtgtttatttaaataaataaataaagcaaggaaaaaatagtctttttaggtaagacagggaccaagtacgtaacaaaaacaaacagtagagaccttccaagttaaataaataagttagggaccaaatgtgcaaattaccttaaaccatagggaccattcgtgtaatttactcaactttatatatatatatatatatatatatatatatatatatatatatatatatatatatatatatatatatatatatatatatatatatatatatatattaaatggggAATATTAATTGCATTCTTTTCCTTTTATGTTTACCCCTCTTTTAATTTCGTAACATATTTTAGAATATACGGTTTACTACAAATAGAAGAATAGTAATATTATTTAATGCATTCAATCTATTTCGATGTTATAGCAATTAAACTGTATGTATTAACTAAACATTATTACATTGTTTCTTTTTACgaaaatttagaggagtaaaTTTTGATAGATCATAGTAATTGGAAAGTTGGATTAAAGGTGGAAGGTTCAATATGTGGGTCCAGATATGTCATAATTTCTAAATCTTCTAATTAATAAGTAGGGTAAGTAAAACagaaattttttaataaaatttgagTAAGTGACAATTTTGTTCCTTGTGGTCTGTATCTTTTTGCACGTTTAGTCATATTCTATAAAAATTGATTCCAATTTTCATGGTTTCAACTAGAGGTGTTTGCGGTGCGGTTTGGAGGTAAAACTACAAACCGTACCGCACATGCGGTTTGAAATGATTGGAAACCACAAACCGCACCACGAATGTTCCAAACCACGTTATGcggtgcggtttggtgcggtGTGGGCGGTTTTGGTGCAGTTTGATAGGCGACTTTTCAAATTTAAGTATGAGTATATAAATATTAAGTTATTGTAAACAATATATTGTACATGTTTTTACCTAAGACTACGAAGATGAataacaaacatatatatattctctctctctctctctctctctctatatatatatatatatatatatatatatatatatatatatatatatatatatatatatattctaaacaATATACTGTACATTTTCGAACGTAtaattaaaataaagaaaaacataTAAAGAATTAGCAAAAATATCTAATTTATTAAGCGAAGCCCCATCAAATTCGCTTAAACAAAAGTTTGAAATTTGCATCCTGCTTCGATCTATTTTTTCGTATGTATGACTAAATTAGTTATGTTCTTTAATTATTTTATACTaaattggttatatatatatatatatatatatatatatatatatatatatatatatatatatatatatatatatatatatatatatatatatatatatatatatatatatattacccgcGCAATGCGGCGGCGGTGAATAGCTTTTTTCGACAATTAGTTCCATTCGTAAACatgttataacaacaaatcataTTTTAATATGGTTAAAATGATAATTTGATAGTT of the Lactuca sativa cultivar Salinas chromosome 6, Lsat_Salinas_v11, whole genome shotgun sequence genome contains:
- the LOC111886937 gene encoding uncharacterized protein LOC111886937, with the translated sequence MHRQSLGSPASKLLTHGVIFAGAGVIKDDISNSFITEDFQNHRKDKSASSSSGASDVDEEHKSQKPYQQKSILISSSTRLVHLIPLLTFLCFLVLYLSSHDPSRKDLTPFSGFTTLSSKNANIDSMDIGFLEIEKKDVLAIRSMRNLQQQEGGHRLHRKFGH